A stretch of DNA from Patescibacteria group bacterium:
ATTATGCATGGTAAAAAGTATCTCAAATCTCTATCATTAATTGATAAGAATAAAATCTATGCTCCCGAAGAGGCAATTGCTCTTGCGAAGCAGACCTCGAATGTAAGGTTCGATGCGACCTTGGAGCTGCATTTCCGTTTAGGCATAGACCCGACAAAAGGCGAACAGCTTGTGCGCGGCAGCGCGGTATTGCCGCACAGTTTCGGCAAAAGTAAAAAAGTTGTTGCTTTTGTCCCCGCCGACAAAGAAAAAGAGGCCAAAGAAGCCGGCGCCGACATTGTTGGAGGCGAGGAATTGATAAAGGAGATTGCTGAATCAAAAAAATGCGATTTTGACGTGGCCATTGCCACTCCGGATATGATGCCCAAGCTTGCCAAGGTGGCAAAAATTCTCGGTCCCAGAGGTTTGATGCCGAATCCAAAAACCGACACCGTTGGCCCAAACATCAAAAAAATGATTACAGAGCAAAAGGCCGGGAAAATTGATTTTAAAAATGACGACAAGGGCAATGTTCATTTGATGTTCGGCAAAGTTTCCATGGACAAGGACAAGCTTTTGGAAAATCTTAAAATTCTCGCAGTGGCGGTTAAAAAAGCAAAACCCGCGACTTCAAAAGGCAATTACATTAGAAACGCGGTTTTGGTGGCAACGATGGGACCTTCAATAAAAATTACCATATAAGATTGCGCAGATGGCTATGCCCGCAGATTGCGCAGATAAAAATTTCCCTTTAAAAGAGTTGACCTACAAAATCAGGGGCATACTTTTTCAAGTTCAAAATGATTTAGGAACAAAATTCCAGGAAAAACATTATTGCAGAGGCGTTGCGTCATTGTTTAAACAGAATGGAATTCCTTTTAAAGAACAAGTGCCCGTTAAAGTGTTTTACAAAGGAGAATTTTTGGGCGCCTTTAAGCTCGATTTTTTAATTGCGGACTTAATAGTATTAGAAGCAAAAACAACAGATTGGCTTACTTCAGAACACACGCAACAAATGATTCGTTATTTAGAAGCCACCGGAAAACCTGTAGGATTTTTAGTCAATTTTCGCAAACGACCGTTGGAAATTAAACGCGTCGTTTTAACTAATCTGCGCAATCAGCGGCGCGACAGCGCATCTGCGTAATCAATTTCTATATGAAAGTAAATATTCATCTCGTCGATCCAACACTGCCCATGCCCGCTTATCAGACGAGTGGCTCCGTCGCTTTTGATTTATACGCGCGCGAAGACGCGATTATCAAATCGCGGGAAATAAAATTAATACCGACAAATATCATCATTGAAGTTCCCGAGGGTTTTATGTTTTTGATTGCTTCGCGTAGCTCGTTGCCGCTTAAAAAAGGTTTGGTTCTGGCGAATAGCGTTGGAATTTTAGACCAAGATTATTGCGGGCCCAAAGACGAGGCAATGCTCCAGCTTTTAAATATTACCGGCCATGATGTTGTGATAAAAAGAGGTGAGCGTTTGGCGCAAGGGATTTTGGTCAAAATAGAAAAAGCGGAATTATTAGAATCAGTGTCATCAGTGTCAGAAAAATCAGCGGGCAATTCCCGCGGCGGATTCGGGTCAACAGGCGAATTTTAAGAGTTAAACGTTTATCGTCTGTCGCCGCCCGTTTCGTAAATCGTCTGCCGTTTGTCGTCAGTTTTTTACGAAAGACGATAGACCATAAACGAAACGGGCTGCGGGCTTCGATAAACGAAAGACGACGATTCCGTGTGGTTCAGTGCTTGCCCCGTTAGATAAGACTCCCCGGAGTCCCGCCTTTAGGCGGGCGTGGCCACACCTTTCGATAAGCGATTTCCATCTAACGGGGTAAATTAAGTGGGTTCGGTGTTAAAAAGGTACTCAAAGAGAGGCACCTTTTTTATTTTGTTCATTGTGTTATAATGAATTTATATTTAAACATATGCCAAAAAACAGAAACAAGTACAATGGAATGTTTATAATGCTCGACGGTCTTGACGGCTCGGGCAAAAGCACCATCGTTGGCGGCATCGCCGACTATTTTAAAAAAAATAATTTAAAAATTTTTGATTTAAAAAAATATTGGAAAAAACACAAAACTTATCCCGAACTTCACGAAGTATTGGAAGCCGATGTTATTCTTTCGGCGGAACCGTCTTCGGTCTGGGCCGGCGAGGCGATTAGGCGGGAATTAATCCACGACCATTCGGCGGAAAAATATTCCGCGCGTCTTACCGCCCAGGCGTTTTCAATTGATCGCGCCATTTTGTATCGCCGCGTCATTATCCCGGCGCTAAAAGTCGGGAAAATAGTGGTTCAAGACAGGGGAGTTACCACCTCGCTTATTTACCAGCCGGTTCAAAACGGAAAAATGCCGCTGGGCGAACTTTTGCGTCTTGAAGGCAATTCGCTCGCCCTTCATTGGGCGCCTGACATTCTTCTTGTCGCCGACATAACGCCCCAGCGCGCCATGGAACGCCTGGCTTTGCGCGCTGAAAAAAAAGACCAGGCCATCTTTGAACGCCTCTCTTTTCAGAAAAAAATTTATAAACGATTCAAATCAGGCTGGTTTAAGAGTTTAATGTCGCGATACGGAAGCAAGGTTCTTTATTTGGATGCCTCATTGCCCCCGCAACAAATGATTAAGGGGGCGGTAGAAATTTTAAAACAGTACGTATATAAATAAACTTTTTTGTCACGGAACCCACCGAACATAACACGGAACAACACAGAAACCACTCCCACCTCTCCTCCCCCTCCTCCGAGGAGGGGGAGGGTAGGGAGGGGGAGAAACTTCAGTGTAGTTCAGTGTCCAGTTCCGTGAGTTCAGTGATTAAGTGAAATTTATGTTGTCACTAACCAATCTCATCTCCAACACATGGACATTATATAATAAGAATTTTAAAACTTATTTAAAACTAAGTTTTTTGATTTTTCTTTGCGCGATTCCGGCCATGGCGCTTGAAGTTTTGGGCGGTTTTCTTAGTGTTACGCCATTTGTCGGAAATATCCTCTCGTTTTTTATTAATTTGCTGGTTTTTATTTTAACTATTTTTATCACCATAGTTTTGATTGAAATGGCCGACAAGCAGATTTCCTTATCCCTTCTCCCTTCGGGAGATCTCCCGGAGGGAGACACCCCACCCCTCCCCCAAAAATCCCCCTCTTTCCCCCTTTATCAAAGGGGGATTTCCGCCAGAGGCGGATCCGCCTTGGGCGGAAAGGGGGATTTAAAAACAGCGCTCGGCAAGGCCTGGGGTTTGTGGTTTAACGTGCTTTTAATCGCCTTAGTCGTTGGCCTGATTCAAATCGGCGGATTTATTTTGCTTATCGTGCCGGGTTTAATTTTCAGCATTTGGTTTGCCTTCGCGATTTATTATGTCATCTTGGAAAAAATGGGGATAAAGGAGTCGCTTAAAAAAAGCAAAGAACTGACTAAAGGAAAATTTTGGGGAATTGCGGCGCGGATTATTTTTCCGTCGTTAATATGGTCAATGTTCGGCTGGGCGGTTAATATGATTTTTTTGAATTTAATTGATATTGTGGTAAAATACGCGGGCGGAACTTTTGACAAGTGGGCGGTTTATCTTTTGGAAGGCTTAAAAATTATCGGCGCAAATTACATCGAAGCCGTATTTATTCCGTTTTTGATTATTACAATGGTGATACTTTTCCGAGACTTGCAGACAAGCGCTAAACAACGCTAAACCAAAACGCAAAACAACGCGAAAATTATGCCAGAAATCTTACACAAAGAACTCTCGTATCAAATCCAAGGCGCATTTTACGACGTGTACAAGACCTTTCGAAACGCCCACAAAGAGTCAGTTTGTCACAATGCCTTAATAGAAAATCTTATAAACCGCGGTCTAAAAGTAGATAAAAATAAAAGAATAGACATTTATTATCAGGGTAAAAAAGTCGGCACTTATATTCCGGATGCGACAGTGAACGATTTAATAGTAATAGAAATCAAGTGTAAACCAATACTTTTAAAAAGCGACATTTCTCAATTTTGGCACTATCTGAAAAGTTCCAATTACAAGGTTGGTTATCTGGTTAATTTCGGTAAGCCGGGCGGAGTTGAATTTATCCGTCGTGTTTATGACACCGCTCGAACAAGCGCTAAACAATGCTAAACTAAAACGCAAAACAACGCAAAACCCACCCCTCTCCCTTCGGGAGATCTCCCGCAGGGAGACACCTCTCCTCCCCCTCGTAGAAAGGGATGAGGGTTCCACCCCCACCTCTCCTCCCCCTCGTAGAAAGGGATGAGGGTTCCACCCCCACCTCTCCTCCCCCTCCTCGGAGGAGGGGGAGGTCCCTAGGTCGCCCTGCGACCGGGATCCCGGCGGCGAAGCCGCCTAGGGAGTAGGGAGGGGGTGGAAAACTTTCGCGTAGTTTCGCGTCATGTTTCGCGTGCCCCCACACCAATTCCATCAAAACCTTTTTATTCCCTGAGCGAAGCGTAGCGGAGTCGAAGGGTCTTGGAAAAGCCTTCGACCGGGCTCAGGCAATATATATAATTAGGATAGAATTGGTGTGGGGGCGTGGTTTCGCGATAAAACGACTGTTTTGGCAATTATTTTCATGATAAATTTTATATTTTGTTATGCAGTATGTACCTATTATTGGTTTAGAAATCCACGTTCAATTAAAAACAAAATCAAAAATGTTCTGCGCTTGCGACAACACCGGCGAGGACAAATCTCCCAACACCACAGTCTGTCCCGTCTGTATGGGTCATCCGGGAGTTTTGCCTGTGCCAAATTCGCAGGCGATTGAATACGCCGTTTTAGCGGCGCTATCTTTAAATTGCCAAATTTTGGATTTTTCAAAATTCGACAGGAAAAATTATTTTTATCCGGATTTGCCAAAGGGTTATCAAATATCACAGTTTGATAAACCAATTGGGGTGGAGGGATACCTTGACATAACCCATTTAACGTCAAACGTTTATCGTTTATCGCAACCCGTTTCGGCTAACGGTTGTCGTCATTCGTTAACTTACGACAAACAACAAACGAACAACGAAACGGGCAGCGACAGACGACAAACGACAACCGAAATGATTCTAAAATCTACTCGCATCCGCATTACCCGCGTCCACCTCGAAGAAGATGCTGCTAAACTGATTCATAAACAGGATGACACGAATGGGCCTTGCCCCGCTAATCTCACGAATATGGCTAAGCCGCCGAAGGCGGCCGCCATCCCGGCGCCCGCGGGGCGCCTAGGGATTAGTGTCATTCGTGGGGCGAACGAAGAGAGCCCATTAGTGAAATCCTCGTCATACATTGATTTTAACAGGTCAGGAACTCCGTTGTTGGAGATAGTAACAGAGCCGGAAATAAGGTCCCCTCAAGAAGCAAAAATATTTTTACAAGAACTTCGTCTTATAATGCGATATCTCGGCGTTTCCTCGGCAGATATGGAAAAAGGGCACCTTAGGTGTGATGCCAACATTTCGTTAATAGAAGCCACAGAACGCCATAACAACGCCACGGAACGCCATGGCGTAAATTGGCGTAGTGATGGCGTAGAATGGCGGCTTAATCCAAAGACAGAGATAAAAAATCTCAACTCGTTTAAGTCAGTTGAACGAGCCCTTGAGTATGAGATAGCGCGGCAAACAAAACTTTTTAATGAAGGAAAACCTCCGTCAGCAGAGACTACTCGCGGTTGGAATGACGCGCGAGGAATCACCGAAGAACAGCGGACAAAAGAGGGCTCAAGCGATTACCGATATTTTCCCGAACCGGATATTCCGCCGTTAAATTTAATTGAAATCACCGCGAGGATAAAATCCCCCTCCGCCTCCCCCTTTATCAAAGGGGGATTAAGGGGGATTTCTGGCGTAAAATGGCGTAGTGATGGCGTAAAATTGGCTTCTACAATTCCCGAATTACCCATCGCCAAACGCCAAAGATTCGCTGATGAATACGGTTTCGCCCCCGCCGACGCCAGAATTTTAACCGACGATATTTATCTCGCCGATTATACTGAAAAAGTAATGTCGGAGTTATACGAGTGGCTAAAGTCGCAACCCGACGCCGAGATTCCCATCAGTCTCATCAGTCCCATTAATCCCATTAGTCCCATTAATCCCATTAGTCCTATCGGTCCTACTGGACCTATCGGACTTATTAATCCTATTCAACAAAAAATATCCCGCCTCGTTTCAACATGGCTTATCACCAAACTTTTCGGCTTGATGGAAAAGCATAAAATTAAATCCCCCACTTTCCCCCTTTTAAAAAGGGGGACTAAGGGGGATTTAACCCCCTTTGATAAAGCCACCGCCCCTGGCGGGGTCCCGCCAAAGGCGGTGAGGGGATTAAGCCCCGCCTCTGGCGGGGCAAGGGGGATTTCGCCCGAAAATTTTGCCGAGTTTTTAACTTTAATTTACCAAAATCAACTTTCGTCTTCTTCCGCGCTTGTAGTTTTGGAAGAAATGCTTTTATCCGGCGGCGACCCAAGCCAAATTATGGAAGAAAAACGGCTTGGAAAAATGGACGACGAAGAACGCCTTGTTGAAATAATTCAAAGCGTAATAAAAAATAATCCCAAACAAGTCGCTGATTACAAATCCGGCAAACTTCAACTGCTTCAGTTTTTGATCGGTGTAACTTTAAAAGAAACCGAAGGCCGCGCCGACGCCAAAGTGGTGAGAAAGATTTTAGAAAAATATTTGAAGTAATTTTCAATCACTGAACCACCCCCACCCCATCCCTCCCCCTTCCTAAGGGGGAGGGTAGGCCTGCCCGCAATGCTATGCAAAGCGTTGCAGGCGGGGAGGGGGAGAAACTTTACAACACCGAACCCACCCCCACCCCTCCTCCCCCTTCCTAAGGGGGAGGGTAGGGAGGGGGATGAAATATGCAAACCCACCTTAAAGATTTTCAAAGAGAACTTAGACAAAATATGACGATGCCGGAGAGGGTTCTCTGGCGCGCAATTCGCAACGAGCAACTTGGCGTCAAATTTCGACGCCAATTCGTTATTGAAAATTTTATTTTAGATTTTTACGCTCCAATAACAAAGTTGGGCATTGAAGTAGATGGTGAAAGCCATTTTGAAAATTTAGAAAATCAAAATAAAGATAAATTAAGAGATGAAATTTTGTTTCGTCAAGGAATAAAAGTTTTAAGATTTTTGAATACTGATATAACGAGAAATTTGGAAGGCGTGTTAATGGTGGTTGCGGACGAAATTAAAAAGAAAATAACTTAGTTCCTCCCCTCTCCCTTCGGGAGATCTCCCGCAGGGAGACACCTCACCCTCTCCCTCCCCCTTAAAAAGGGGAGGGAAATCCACCCCCACCTCTCCTCCCCCTCCTCCGAGGAGGGGGAGGGTAGGGAGGGGGAAGGAAAATTTCCGTGTGGTTCGGTGTTATGTTCAGTGAGTTCAGTGTTAAGATATCATCTAATAGAAAGCGTGTCATTTAGGCACGTTCTTT
This window harbors:
- the rplA gene encoding 50S ribosomal protein L1 — translated: MHGKKYLKSLSLIDKNKIYAPEEAIALAKQTSNVRFDATLELHFRLGIDPTKGEQLVRGSAVLPHSFGKSKKVVAFVPADKEKEAKEAGADIVGGEELIKEIAESKKCDFDVAIATPDMMPKLAKVAKILGPRGLMPNPKTDTVGPNIKKMITEQKAGKIDFKNDDKGNVHLMFGKVSMDKDKLLENLKILAVAVKKAKPATSKGNYIRNAVLVATMGPSIKITI
- a CDS encoding GxxExxY protein, yielding MAMPADCADKNFPLKELTYKIRGILFQVQNDLGTKFQEKHYCRGVASLFKQNGIPFKEQVPVKVFYKGEFLGAFKLDFLIADLIVLEAKTTDWLTSEHTQQMIRYLEATGKPVGFLVNFRKRPLEIKRVVLTNLRNQRRDSASA
- the dut gene encoding dUTP diphosphatase: MKVNIHLVDPTLPMPAYQTSGSVAFDLYAREDAIIKSREIKLIPTNIIIEVPEGFMFLIASRSSLPLKKGLVLANSVGILDQDYCGPKDEAMLQLLNITGHDVVIKRGERLAQGILVKIEKAELLESVSSVSEKSAGNSRGGFGSTGEF
- a CDS encoding GxxExxY protein encodes the protein MPEILHKELSYQIQGAFYDVYKTFRNAHKESVCHNALIENLINRGLKVDKNKRIDIYYQGKKVGTYIPDATVNDLIVIEIKCKPILLKSDISQFWHYLKSSNYKVGYLVNFGKPGGVEFIRRVYDTARTSAKQC
- a CDS encoding Asp-tRNA(Asn)/Glu-tRNA(Gln) amidotransferase subunit GatB — protein: MQYVPIIGLEIHVQLKTKSKMFCACDNTGEDKSPNTTVCPVCMGHPGVLPVPNSQAIEYAVLAALSLNCQILDFSKFDRKNYFYPDLPKGYQISQFDKPIGVEGYLDITHLTSNVYRLSQPVSANGCRHSLTYDKQQTNNETGSDRRQTTTEMILKSTRIRITRVHLEEDAAKLIHKQDDTNGPCPANLTNMAKPPKAAAIPAPAGRLGISVIRGANEESPLVKSSSYIDFNRSGTPLLEIVTEPEIRSPQEAKIFLQELRLIMRYLGVSSADMEKGHLRCDANISLIEATERHNNATERHGVNWRSDGVEWRLNPKTEIKNLNSFKSVERALEYEIARQTKLFNEGKPPSAETTRGWNDARGITEEQRTKEGSSDYRYFPEPDIPPLNLIEITARIKSPSASPFIKGGLRGISGVKWRSDGVKLASTIPELPIAKRQRFADEYGFAPADARILTDDIYLADYTEKVMSELYEWLKSQPDAEIPISLISPINPISPINPISPIGPTGPIGLINPIQQKISRLVSTWLITKLFGLMEKHKIKSPTFPLLKRGTKGDLTPFDKATAPGGVPPKAVRGLSPASGGARGISPENFAEFLTLIYQNQLSSSSALVVLEEMLLSGGDPSQIMEEKRLGKMDDEERLVEIIQSVIKNNPKQVADYKSGKLQLLQFLIGVTLKETEGRADAKVVRKILEKYLK
- a CDS encoding endonuclease domain-containing protein, with amino-acid sequence MQTHLKDFQRELRQNMTMPERVLWRAIRNEQLGVKFRRQFVIENFILDFYAPITKLGIEVDGESHFENLENQNKDKLRDEILFRQGIKVLRFLNTDITRNLEGVLMVVADEIKKKIT